In Apium graveolens cultivar Ventura chromosome 10, ASM990537v1, whole genome shotgun sequence, the following are encoded in one genomic region:
- the LOC141693562 gene encoding E3 ubiquitin-protein ligase RSL1-like — MNTTSKPLQEIINVSDDGDDEVDDEVTVLHSFSPSVPRKKGTDKDTAISVENYYMQQAIMASMNIKNTNFVDLDEYPNHKYDVKIIKPFKDSVYEVGESSNSKKNNIEILDPDDDPVIPFFICEICVEDKLLDESFSIKGCCHSYCKDCVCKYVDSRIQENVTRITCPVSGCKGVLELEDCRAVLRREIFDRWGDALCEALILGSAKFYCPFKDCSAVLIMDDDVSSIVESECPFCRRLFCAQCKVPWHSGVECGEFQKLHKDEREKEDIMLMKLAKSQKWSRCPRCKFYVERSSGCLFMKCRCGYTFCYNCGAPLVDHYCPQCKH, encoded by the exons ATGAACACTACTTCAAAACCTCTACAGGAAATCATCAATGTATCTGATGATGGTGATGATGAAGTTGATGATGAAGTTACAGTGCTACATTCATTTTCACCATCTGTGCCTAGAAAGAAAGGTACTGACAAAGATACTGCTATTTCTGTTGAAAATTACTACATGCAACAAGCTATTATGGCTTCTATGAATATTAAGAACACAAACTTTGTTGATCTTGATGAATACCCAAATCATAAATACGATGTTAAGATCATTAAACCATTCAAGGATTCAGTTTATGAAGTGGGTGAGTCCtcaaattcaaaaaaaaataatattgaaATACTTGACCCGGATGATGACCCGGTTATACCATTTTTCATATGTGAGATATGTGTTGAGGATAAGTTGTTGGatgagtctttttctataaaggGTTGTTGTCATTCTTATTGTAAGGATTGTGTTTGTAAGTACGTGGACTCAAGAATTCAAGAAAATGTGACTAGAATTACTTGTCCTGTTTCGGGTTGTAAAGGGGTTTTGGAGCTTGAGGATTGTCGGGCTGTGTTGCGTCGTGAGATTTTTGATCGATGGGGTGATGCGTTGTGTGAGGCTTTGATTTTAGGCTCTGCTAAATTTTACTGTCCTTTTAAGGATTGTTCTGCGGTTTTGATCATGGATGATGATGTTAGTAGCATTGTTGAATCAGAGTGTCCGTTTTGTCGGAGATTGTTTTGTGCTCAGTGTAAGGTTCCTTGGCATTCTGGTGTAGAGTGTGGGGAGTTTCAGAAGTTACATAAGGATGAGAGGGAAAAAGAGGATATAATGCTTATGAAACTTGCTAAGAGCCAGAAGTGGAGCCGGTGTCCGAGGTGCAAGTTCTATGTCGAAAGGTCTTCGGGTTGCTTGTTTATGAAATGCAG GTGTGGCTATACATTCTGTTACAATTGCGGAGCTCCTTTGGTTGATCATTACTGTCCACAGTGCAAGCACTGA